In Triticum aestivum cultivar Chinese Spring chromosome 5B, IWGSC CS RefSeq v2.1, whole genome shotgun sequence, the following proteins share a genomic window:
- the LOC123110449 gene encoding VAN3-binding protein isoform X1 has protein sequence MNGSGRASARGGGDRLPPEPQRDPLEFLSRSWSASVADVSRAFAAAPAAGAIAEDIAGELDDAASAGTGTGSSFSFASAATSQLIMDRIMSHSQEVSPLTSGRLSHSSGPLNGGGSFSDSPPVSPDVDDSRMQFCRAVSTPKAQPPRGGSKTVGRWLKDKKEKRKEETRAHNAQVHAAVTVAAVAAAVAAAAAATAGSGGKDDRAARTDMAMASAATLVAAQCVEAAESMGAEREHLAAAVGSAVNARTPGDIVTITAAAATALRGAATLRARVQKEAWNVAAVIPVEKGSMGMGGHSHGHKHGAAQRQLQQQPHHKVQEMGSSNSSSFSDDLPAIDQDENNFLGICCQELLARGTELLKRTRKGSLHWKVVSVYINRTGVVMLKLKSRHVAGTITKKKKSVVVDVCRDLAAWPGRHLLEGGEHRRYFGLRTAEHRVIEFECASQREHDMWTKGVARLLAIVEGRKRFA, from the exons ATGAACGGTTCCGGCAGGGCGAGCGCGCGGGGCGGCGGGGATCGGCTGCCGCCGGAGCCGCAGCGCGATCCGCTCGAGTTCCTGTCCCGCTCCTGGAGCGCGTCCGTCGCCGACGTCTCCCgcgcgttcgccgccgcgccggcgGCCGGCGCCATCGCGGAGGACATCGCCGGGGAGCTCGACGACGCCGCGAGCGCCGGCACCGGCACCGGCAGCTCCTTCTCCTTCGCCTCCGCGGCCACCTCGCAGCTCATCATGGACCGGATCATGTCCCACTCG CAAGAGGTGTCGCCGCTGACCTCCGGCCGCCTCTCGCACAGCAGCGGCCCCCTCAACGGCGGCGGCTCCTTCTCCGACAGCCCGCCCGTCTCGCCGGATGTCGACGACAGCAGG ATGCAGTTTTGCAGAGCAGTGAGCACGCCCAAGGCGCAGCCACCGCGGGGCGGCAGCAAGACGGTGGGGCGGTGGCTCAAGGacaagaaggagaagaggaaggaggagaccaGGGCGCACAACGCGCAGGTCCACGCCGCTGTCACGGTGGCCGCCGtggccgctgccgtcgccgccgcggccgccgcgacCGCGGGGTCGGGAGGTAAAGACGATCGCGCCGCGCGCACCGACATGGCGATGGCGTCCGCGGCCACGCTGGTCGCCGCGCAGTGCGTGGAGGCGGCCGAGTCCATGGGCGCCGAGCGcgagcacctcgccgccgccgtcggctcGGCGGTCAACGCCAGGACCCCCGGCGACATCGTCACCatcacggccgccgccgccactg CGCTACGAGGGGCGGCGACGCTGAGGGCGAGGGTGCAGAAGGAGGCGTGGAACGTCGCCGCGGTGATCCCGGTGGAGAAGGGCTCCATGGGAATGGGAGGTCACAGCCACGGCCACAAGCACGGCGCCGCCCAGAGGCAGCTGCAGCAGCAGCCGCATCACAAGGTGCAGGAGAtgggcagcagcaacagcagcagcttcaGCGACGACCTGCCGGCGATCGATCAGGACGAGAACAACTTCCTCGGCATCTGCTGCCAAGAGCTGCTCGCCCGCGGCACCGAGCTCCTCAAGCGCACCCGCAAAG GATCGTTGCATTGGAAGGTCGTATCAGTGTACATCAACCGAACGGGCGTG GTGATGCTGAAGCTGAAGAGCAGGCATGTCGCCGGGACCAtaaccaagaagaagaaga GCGTGGTGGTGGACGTGTGCAGGGACCTGGCGGCGTGGCCGGGGCGGCACCTGCTGGAGGGCGGCGAGCACCGGCGCTACTTCGGCCTGCGCACGGCGGAGCACCGGGTGATCGAGTTCGAGTGCGCGAGCCAGAGGGAGCACGACATGTGGACCAAGGGCGTGGCGCGCCTCCTCGCCATCGTCGAAGGCCGCAAGCGCTTCGCATGA
- the LOC123110449 gene encoding VAN3-binding protein isoform X2, producing MNGSGRASARGGGDRLPPEPQRDPLEFLSRSWSASVADVSRAFAAAPAAGAIAEDIAGELDDAASAGTGTGSSFSFASAATSQLIMDRIMSHSQEVSPLTSGRLSHSSGPLNGGGSFSDSPPVSPDVDDSRFCRAVSTPKAQPPRGGSKTVGRWLKDKKEKRKEETRAHNAQVHAAVTVAAVAAAVAAAAAATAGSGGKDDRAARTDMAMASAATLVAAQCVEAAESMGAEREHLAAAVGSAVNARTPGDIVTITAAAATALRGAATLRARVQKEAWNVAAVIPVEKGSMGMGGHSHGHKHGAAQRQLQQQPHHKVQEMGSSNSSSFSDDLPAIDQDENNFLGICCQELLARGTELLKRTRKGSLHWKVVSVYINRTGVVMLKLKSRHVAGTITKKKKSVVVDVCRDLAAWPGRHLLEGGEHRRYFGLRTAEHRVIEFECASQREHDMWTKGVARLLAIVEGRKRFA from the exons ATGAACGGTTCCGGCAGGGCGAGCGCGCGGGGCGGCGGGGATCGGCTGCCGCCGGAGCCGCAGCGCGATCCGCTCGAGTTCCTGTCCCGCTCCTGGAGCGCGTCCGTCGCCGACGTCTCCCgcgcgttcgccgccgcgccggcgGCCGGCGCCATCGCGGAGGACATCGCCGGGGAGCTCGACGACGCCGCGAGCGCCGGCACCGGCACCGGCAGCTCCTTCTCCTTCGCCTCCGCGGCCACCTCGCAGCTCATCATGGACCGGATCATGTCCCACTCG CAAGAGGTGTCGCCGCTGACCTCCGGCCGCCTCTCGCACAGCAGCGGCCCCCTCAACGGCGGCGGCTCCTTCTCCGACAGCCCGCCCGTCTCGCCGGATGTCGACGACAGCAGG TTTTGCAGAGCAGTGAGCACGCCCAAGGCGCAGCCACCGCGGGGCGGCAGCAAGACGGTGGGGCGGTGGCTCAAGGacaagaaggagaagaggaaggaggagaccaGGGCGCACAACGCGCAGGTCCACGCCGCTGTCACGGTGGCCGCCGtggccgctgccgtcgccgccgcggccgccgcgacCGCGGGGTCGGGAGGTAAAGACGATCGCGCCGCGCGCACCGACATGGCGATGGCGTCCGCGGCCACGCTGGTCGCCGCGCAGTGCGTGGAGGCGGCCGAGTCCATGGGCGCCGAGCGcgagcacctcgccgccgccgtcggctcGGCGGTCAACGCCAGGACCCCCGGCGACATCGTCACCatcacggccgccgccgccactg CGCTACGAGGGGCGGCGACGCTGAGGGCGAGGGTGCAGAAGGAGGCGTGGAACGTCGCCGCGGTGATCCCGGTGGAGAAGGGCTCCATGGGAATGGGAGGTCACAGCCACGGCCACAAGCACGGCGCCGCCCAGAGGCAGCTGCAGCAGCAGCCGCATCACAAGGTGCAGGAGAtgggcagcagcaacagcagcagcttcaGCGACGACCTGCCGGCGATCGATCAGGACGAGAACAACTTCCTCGGCATCTGCTGCCAAGAGCTGCTCGCCCGCGGCACCGAGCTCCTCAAGCGCACCCGCAAAG GATCGTTGCATTGGAAGGTCGTATCAGTGTACATCAACCGAACGGGCGTG GTGATGCTGAAGCTGAAGAGCAGGCATGTCGCCGGGACCAtaaccaagaagaagaaga GCGTGGTGGTGGACGTGTGCAGGGACCTGGCGGCGTGGCCGGGGCGGCACCTGCTGGAGGGCGGCGAGCACCGGCGCTACTTCGGCCTGCGCACGGCGGAGCACCGGGTGATCGAGTTCGAGTGCGCGAGCCAGAGGGAGCACGACATGTGGACCAAGGGCGTGGCGCGCCTCCTCGCCATCGTCGAAGGCCGCAAGCGCTTCGCATGA